The Actinopolymorpha sp. NPDC004070 genomic interval TCGTCGGCGTACGCCACCGCCTGGACGCCCACCGGCGACATCGCCGGCCGCACCGCGACCGTGCGGGTGCTGCAGGAGACCCGGCCGGGCGACGCCTCCAGCCGTACCGTTGTCAGCCACTTCAACAAGGCCACCAAGGGCCGACTGGTCCGCGACCTGCTGACCAGCGACGACACCCCCCGCCGCCCGGCCGAGCTGGTCGAGGTGCTGAGGGGGCTGGGCTACCAGGTCGAGGCCGAGCGGCCCGACCGCGGACGTCCCTGGCCGCTGGACGTCGTGGTCACCTCCGTCTGAGCAGACCGCAGGGCCGTTCGAACCTCGGTGTAGGGCCACCATCGCGTGCGGACAATGCAGGGGGCACCGAGGACACGAAGCGGCATCGAAACGGCGGCCGTTTCGGACGGGCCGACCCGGTGCCGGAGCCCGAGGTAGGCACACCTCGGGGCCCGAAACAGGAGCAGCCCCGGCCGAAGCCGGGGCTGACCTGGGGGTTTATCGGTGGGCGATACTGGGATCGAACCAGTGACCTCTTCGGTGTGAACGAAGCGCTCTCCCGCTGAGCTAATCGCCCTCTGCGCGCCCTGACCGGGGCGACAGAAACCCTAGCGCATCGCCATCTACCGCAACGACCGGACCCACTCCCACGCGGAGACGACCGGGCCGGGCCATCCCTGCGTCACCACCCACGCGGCCGCGGCAGCGGCGACGAGCACCGCCACGCCGGCGCCGATCAGGACGTTGCGCCTGCGGGCCTTGGGGTCCATCGCCTTCTCACCCGCGGCGCGCGCCTTGTCCTTCGACCACTCCAGGGTCCGGTGTGCCCACGCGAACTCCGTGGCCAGCACCGCGAGTCCGAGGATGACCGTGAGCCAGCCGGGACCGGGCGCGACGAACATGACGAGCCCGGCGACGATGAGCAGCACACCGACCACGAAGACTCCACCGCGCCAGGTGGCGTTGAGCGTGGGGTGGCGGCGGATGCGGCGGCGCGCGCGGTGGTGCCACTGGATCCGGTGCCACCAGTGCCGGTGCTTCTGCTCGTCGTCGTGTTTGCCGTCGTGTCCGTCGTCGTGCCGACCGCGCTCAACGTCGCGCTCATCCTGCTGTTCGACACGCCGGTCATCGTGTCGCTCGTGGCCGCCGTGGTCGGCTGATCCCCGAACGTCCGACCCGGGCGGCGTGTCGTTTTCGGTGCCGTTCGCGGTGTCCGCGGCGACGCGGCCGTCCACGCTGTGCCGGTCCGGGCGCGGAGGCGCGACGGCCTGCCGGCCATCGGCCACGCCCTTGTCGTGGTCGGTGTGTCGGTAGGCGCTCACGAATCCTCCTGCGTGGTTCTCCGCGCTTCGTCCGTTATGGTTTGAGCGCGGGGCCCGGAGACACAATGCCCCCGCTGCCAGTGGTATAGCCGCAGAGACTACCGTGACGTCCGACCCCCTTCTGCGGAAGGGAAAACCCCGATCTCGTCTCGCATACTGAGAAGTTTGAGGGTGCGATTCGACCAGACCGGGACGCACCAACCTCCCCGGTTTGATGCAAGGGACTTTGGAGTAGCAGACTCTCGCGCTATGGCCCTACCGCCGGTCCCGCACCACCCACGGAAAGGCCCCCGCCCCCCGATGGATGCACTACCCGCTTCGATCACGCACGCGCTGCCGCTCCGCCTCATCGACGGAACGGGAGCCGCGCTGCGGCTGACCGCAGAGCTTCGATACGACGCCGCCGACCCGTATGCCGTCGACGCGGTGTTCCACACTGGCGAACCCCGCGGTGTCCGCTGGGTCTTCGCCAGGGAACTCCTGTCCGAAGGTCTGTTCCGGCCCACCGGTGACGGTGACGTGCACGTTTCGCCCCTCGTGGACGAGACGGGCCGCGCCATCGTGCTCATCGAGCTCCGCTCCCCCGACGGGGAGGCGGTGCTCCATGCTCCGGCGGACGGCCTCGCGACCTTCCTGCAGAGCACGTACTCGCTCATTCCTCCGGGTGAGGAGAGCGGGCACGTCGACCTCGACCTGCTGGTCGAGGAACTGCGCCGCAGCTCCGGCCCGGCGGTCTAGCCAGGCTTCGCGCGGATCGACCCCGGCCCACCTTCGGGTGGTCCGGGGTCGATTCGACGTTGCGTACGACAGCTCGCCGTTGCGTACGACAGCGCGGCAGTGCGGCACAGTCGTGCCGTCACCGTGTGTCGCCGCGTGCCGCCGGCCGACGGCGGGCGATCCCGTGAGTCACGCCTTCGCCGGATGCCGCTCCGCTTTGACGGCGCTCCGGTCAGGGATCGATGTGGTCGGCCGCCGCCCGGGCGAACTCCGCCATCACCCGCGCCGTCACCGGACCGGGGGCGGGGAACTCCCGCCCGTCCAGTGAGCTGACCGCCTGCACGTCGCGGGTTGTCGAGGTGAGGAACAGCTCCTCGGCCTCCTCCAGCGCGCTCATCGGCAGGTCCTTCTCGTACGCCCCGCACCACTCCAGCACCAGGGCGCGGGTCACTCCCGCCAGGCATCCCGCCGACAGCGGCGGGGTGTAGACCTCACCGCCGAGGACGACGAACAGGTTCGACCCCGTCCCCTCGCACACGTTGCCGACAGTGTTGGCGAACAACGCCTCGGTCGCGCCGTGTTCGCGGGCGCGGGCCAGCGCGACGACGTTCTCCGCGTACGAGGTGGTCTTCAGCCCGGCCAGGGCGCCGCGTTCGTTGCGCGGCCACGGAACGGTGGCCAGGCCGGTCGACTGGGGGCGGGGCGGCAGCCCGGCGATCGCCACCATGAGGGTCAGTCCCTGGTTGCCGCGTTCGGACCCGAGCGGTGCCGGCCCGCCGGTAACGGTGATGCGCAGCCGGCCGTCGGGCTGGTCCCACGCGTCCAGGACGGACGACACGCCGCGGCGCACGGCGACCAGGTCGAGCCCGGTGAGCCCGAGGCCGTGCGCGGAGCGGGCCAGCCGGTCCAGGTGCCTGGTGAGCGCGAACGGCCGCCCGTCGACGACCTTGAGCGTCTCGAACACCCCGTCGCCGACGGTGACACCGTGGTCGAGCGGCGCCAGCGCGGGCGCGTACGGATCCTCGACGAGCCGGTCGTCGACCCAAACTCTCATTCTGCGCACACGTCCCTTTCTGCGACGTTCGGCCTGACCTGCATCGCCGTTGGCCGGTACGGCCAGCCTATGGCCTGTGCCGGGCGGCGTCGGGTACCTACCCTCCGAGCATGGGCGGCCACAGGGGGCCGAGGCGTGTCACGCATGCCCGGACGAGGATGTTGGTGTCGTACGCCGCCGTGGGGGCGCTCGCCCTCGGCGCGGGCTGTTCCGCGCCGCCGGGCGCAGGCCCGACCGGCGCGGCCGGCGGCGCCGCGCGGGTCTCGGGCTCGGCGGCGGAGCCGGGGACGGCTCACACCCCGACCGCCGCCGCCACAGGTGGGGCCAACCCCCCGGCAGCCCGGGTCAGGCCGCACCCGCCGCAGCCGATCACGGTGGCGTTCGCCGGCGACATCCACTTCCAGAACCAGCTGCGGCCGCGGCTGGCGAACCCGGGGACCGCGCTGGCTTCCCTGCGCCCGGAGCTGTCCGCCGCCGACCTCACCGTCGCGAACCTGGAGACGGCGGTCACCACCCGTGGCCGGCCCGAGGACAAGCGCTACCGGTTCCGGGCGCCGCCGAGCGCGTTCGCCGCGGTGGCGGCCGCCGGGGTCGACGTGGTGACCATGGCCAACAACCACGCCGTCGACTACGGACCGGCCGGGCTGCGGGACACCCTCGCCGCGGCCGCCCGCGCGCCGGTGGCCGTGGTCGGCATCGGGCCGGACGCCGACCGGGCGTTCGCGCCGTACGTGACCCGGATCCGGGGTACGACGGTCGCGGTGATCGGTGCGGACGCGGTAGCCGACCCCACCACCCGGCACTTCGCGGCAGGTGAGCACAGCCCCGGGATCGCGGTGGCCCTCAGGCCGGACCGGCTGGTGGCTGCTGTGCGGGCGGCCCGGCGCGCCGCGGACCTGGTGGTGGTCTACCTGCACTGGGGGCAGGAGCGGGTGGGCTGTCCGACGTCCGGCCAGCGCGACCTCGCCCGGCGGCTCGCCAGCGCCGGAGCCGACGTCGTGGTGGGCAGCCACGCGCACGTCCAGCTGGGCGCGGGGATGCTGGACGACACGTTCGTGGCGTACGGCCTGGGCAACTTCGTGTGGTACTCCCGAAACAGCCGACGCGAGTCCACGACGGGCATCCTCACCCTGACGACGGTGGGGCGCTCGGTGCGGAAAGTTCGGTGGACGCCGGGCCGGGTCGGCGGCGACGGACTGCCCCGATTCACGTCCGGTGACCAGGCTCTACGCCTGCGCCGGGAGTTCGCGGATCTGACCGGCTGCACCGGTTTGGGACGGATAGGGACACCCCCGGTTTGAGCCTGGCGCCGGATCCGATAATGTTCTGTCCGCGCCGGGGAAACAGCCCGGAGCACATGCGGACGTAGCGCAGCTGGTAGCGCATCACCTTGCCAAGGTGAGGGTCGCGGGTTCGAATCCCGTCGTCCGCTCGGAGCGGGCCTGGGGCTTGGGTTTTGATCCAGGTCAGCAGGGCGGCGCCGTTGGTGGAGTGGCCGAGAGGCGAGGCAACGGCCTGCAAAGCCGTGTACACGGGTTCAAATCCCGTCTCCACCTCCAAACCCTCGCACCGTACGGGCGATTAGCTCAGTGGGAGAGCGCTACCTTGACACGGTAGAGGTCACTGGTTCAATCCCAGTATCGCCCACCCCGTATGCGCAGTTCGGGCCCCGCTTCGGCGGGGCCTTTCGCTTTCCCGGCACGGGCCGGCGCTTTCCGCCTCCCGTGCGAACCACGTTCGGCCGCGGTCCACTCGCCCAGCGTCTGCCCAGGCTTGCCAGGGCCCAGTAAGGTAAAGGGACGGTAAAGCGAGCGGAGCGGAGGGAGGTACCGCACCATGCGTACTTCCGCCCGCTCTTCCTCCCCCGCCGTTCCGCCGCGACGTCGCCGGCACGGATCTGCCCCGGCAGCACCGTCGTCCCTGCTCCTGCTGAGCGTGCTGGCCGTGGTGTTCGGGGGGCTGCTGACCGGCCCCGGCCCCTTCGACGGTCCTTCCTCCGCGGTCCACGCCGCCGCCGGCACCCGCATCTGGACCCCGGCCGCCGATCCGGCCGCCGACCCTGCCGCCACCTCGGACAGGACAGGCGAGCAGGCGATCGGGTCCGCGGCGCCGAGACCCGACCGGGGTGACCGACCCGACGCCATCGTCCCCGGGGCGCCCCTGGTCTCCTGGATCCACGGACTCAACTCCACGCTCCCCGACCAGCCGCCGACGCTCGGCGTCACCGCCGCGACCGCACCCCTTCCCGGAGCGACCCGGCACGTCCACGCGACCGACACCGACCACCACCCGAGCCGCGCACCTCCGCAGGCCTGACGAGCCGACTCCGTCCGCCTGAGCGTCCTCCGCACGCCCTCGCGCGTGCGCATCATCCGGAGGTCCGACCCGTGAACCGCCCCTGCGCGGTGCACGGCGTGGTCGCGCACCCCGGCCGGCCTGTCACCGGGCTTCGCGCCGACACCTGCACGTTCGTGGTCTCCCGCCACGACCACCGCGCCGTGACCCCACCATCGCCACCCACGCCACCCACGCCGGCCACTACCGCCGCGGCAGCCTGCCCACCTGACCGTCCGCGCTCCCACGTCGGCACCCTCCGAGGCTGCCGGCTCCACCGTGACCGCCGCGACTCTCGCGGAGGTCGTCATGAGCGCCGCTGAGCTCAACGTCGTTCTCGCTGGCGCCATGCTGGTCCTGCTCGCCGCGACGGCCGCGGTCCGGCTGTCGGCGAAGGCCGGCCTGCCCACCCTGCTGGTCTACCTCGCGATCGGGCTGGTGATCGGCGAGGCCGGCCTCGGCCTTGAGTTCGAGGACGCCCAGCTCACCCAGAACCTCGGCCTCATCGCCCTCGCGCTCATCCTGGCCGAGGGCGGGCTCACCACCCGCTGGTCGGTGATCCGGCCGGTCGTCGGGCTGAGCGCGATCCTGGCCACCCTGGGCGTGGCGATCAGCGTCGCCGTCACCGCGTTCGTCGCGCACGCGGCCCTGAACTTCGACTGGCGTACGTCGATCCTGCTCGCCGCCGCGGTCGGGTCCACCGACGCGGCCGCGGTCTTCTCCGTACTCCGGCGGCTCCCGCTACCGGGCCGCCTCGGCGCGACCCTGGAGGCCGAGTCGGGGTTCAACGACCCGCCGGTGGTCATCCTGGTGACCCTGGTGGTCTCCGACGCCTGGAGCCAGGCCAACCCGGTCGTCGCGCTCGGTCAGGTGGGCTACCAGCTGGTCGTCGGGGTCCTTGTCGGCCTGGTCGTGGGCCGGGTCGCCCAGTGGGTGCTGTCCCGGAGCGCCCTGCCGGCCGCCGGCCTGTATCCCATCGCGACTCTCGCCATGGCGCTGCTCGCCTACGCCGGCGCCGGGATGGTCAACGCCAGCGGACTCCTCGCGGCGTACGTCACCGGGCTGTGGCTGGGCAACGCGCGGCTGCCCCACCGGCGGGCCACCCTGGGCTTCGCCGAGGGCACCGCCTGGCTGGCCCAGATCGGGTTGTTCGTCCTGCTCGGGCTGCTGGTCAGCCCGGCCCGGCTGCCCGCCGCCCTGGTGCCGGCACTGGTCGTCGGCGGCGCGCTGCTGTTGCTGGCCCGGCCGCTGACCGTGCTCCTCTGTACGACCGGCTTCCGGGTGCCGTGGCGCGAGAAGGTCTTCATGGCCTGGGCCGGGCTGCGGGGCGCGGTGCCGATCGTGGTGGCCACCATCCCGCTGAGCGCGGGTCTGCCCGCGGCCACCACGATCTTCGACGTCGTCTTCGTCCTAGTGGTGGTCTTCACCCTGATCCAGGGACCGACGCTGCCGTTCCTCGCCCGGTGGCTGGGGATCGGGTCCGCCGGGCAGGCCCGGGACCTGACCGTGGAGTCGGCCCCGCTGGAGGAGGTGGGCGCCGAACTGCTCCAGGTCGGCGTACCCCCTGGGTCCCGTCTCGTCGGGGTCTACGTCGACGAGCTGCGGCTGCCCACCGGCGCGGCGGTCAGCCTGGTCGTCCGCACCGGCCGGGCGTTCGTGCCCACCGTCGACACCGTCGTCCGCGCCGGGGACCAGCTGCTGGTGGTCACCACCGAGAGCGCCCGCCCGCAGACCGAACGCCGGTTGCGAGCGGTGGGCAGGGCCGGGCGGCTCGCCCGGTGGTTCGGCGAACACGGCGACGACCCGCCGCCGGCCGCGAAGCCGACAGCCGATTCGGCAGCCAATGCGACAGCCGACCTCGCAGCCGACTCCGCGGCCCGCTCCCGGACGCCCTCGACGTCGGGGCGTCTCGTGCGCCGGATCCACCCGCGGACCCACCGAGCGCGATCCATCCGCCCGCGAACCAGGACGGACATCTCATGACCCTGACAGCAGTACTCGCCGTGGGCATCTTCGTCCTCGCCTACGTGTTCATCGCCACCGAGAAGGTGCACCGGGTCACCGCGGCCCTCGCCGGCGCCGGCCTGATGGCACTGGCCGGCATCGTCGACGCCCACTCCGCGTTCTTCGCCGAGGAGACCGGCGTGGAGTGGAACGTCATCTTCCTGCTGCTCGGGATGATGATCATCGTCAGCATCCTCAAGCAGACCGGGCTGTTCCAGTACCTCGCCATCTGGGCGGCGAAACGGGCCCGCGGGCGGCCGTACCGGCTGATGGTCATGCTCGTCCTGATCACCGCGGCGCTGTCGCCGTTCCTGGACAACGTGACCACGGTGCTGCTGATCGCTCCGGTCACGGTTTTGGTCTGCCGGCGGCTCGGCCTCCCGATCGCGCCGTACCTCATCGCGGAGGCTCTGGCCTCCAACATCGGCGGTACCTCCACGCTCATCGGTGACCCGCCGAACATCATCATCGGCACCCGCGCCGGCCTGTCGTTCAACGACTTCCTGTTCAACCTCGCACCGATCGTGGTCGTGCTGGTCGGCGTGTTCGTGCTGATGTGCCGGTGGCTGTTCAGGGACGCGCTGGGCCGCCGGCCACAGCACACCGAGGATCTGATGGACCTCGACGAGCGGGAGGCGATCACCGACCCGAAGATGCTCCTCCGGTGCCTCGTCGTGCTGGCGGGCGTGGTGGTGGCGTTCGCGCTGCACTCGGTGTTCCACCTCGAGCCTTCCATCGTGGCGCTGCTCGGCGCCGGCGTGATGGTGGTGGTGTCCGGCACGTCCTCGCAGCAGTTCCTGGAGGAGGTGGAGTGGTCCACGCTCGTGTTCTTCATGGCGTTGTTCGTGCTGGTCGGCGGGCTGGTGCGCACCGGGGTGATCGAACGGCTCGGCGAGGCGGCGATCTCGGCGGTGGGCGGTGAGTACCTCCTCGCGGCGACCGCGCTGCTGTTCGGCTCGGCGGTCCTCGGCGCGTTCGTGGACAACATCCCTTACGTCGCCACGATGGTGCCGATCGTGCAGGGCGTGGTGGACGCGGCGCCCGACCCCGAGCAGGGCACGGCCCTGTGGTGGGCGTTCGCGCTCGGCGCCGACCTCGGCGGCAACGCGACCGCGGTCGCGGCCAGCGCCAACGTGGTGGTGCTCGGCATCGCCGCCCGCAACGGCGAACGCATCAGTTTCTGGGAGTTCACGAAGTACGGCGCGATCGTGACCGCGGTGACGGTGGCGATCGCCTGGCCCTACGTCTGGCTGCGCTACTTCGCCCTGGGCTGATCGGGCACGTCGTCGGCAACATCGTCGGGATTGCGCGCCTGCAGCGGGTGTTCCCCGAGCGTCACGCCGGGCAGGACCTCGGTCGGGTGCGGCGTCTCCTCCCGCGGAGCCTCCATCCCGTCCGCCACCCGGCGCCGGGCCTCGCCGCGGCGTTCCAGATGGGCATGCAGTGTCGCGTTGAACGCCGCACCCACCAGGAGCGAGATCACCACGACGTACAACCACAGCAACACCACGATCGGCGCGGCCAGCGGACCGTAGATCGAGGTGCCGCCGATCGTCTTGGTGAGGGTGGTGCGCAGCACCCAGCCACCGGCGAGCCACATCACCATCGCCACCGCGGCGCCGCCGAAGTCGTGCCGCCAGGGGGTCCGCTCCGGCAGCGCCAGGTGGTAGAGCGTGGCGAGGAAACCGGTGGAGGCCACCACCACGACCGGCCAGTACAGCGAGACCAGGAACTGCAGGCGTGAAGGCAGGAACGAGTCGACCAGGGT includes:
- a CDS encoding PGPGW domain-containing protein, which codes for MVGVLLIVAGLVMFVAPGPGWLTVILGLAVLATEFAWAHRTLEWSKDKARAAGEKAMDPKARRRNVLIGAGVAVLVAAAAAAWVVTQGWPGPVVSAWEWVRSLR
- a CDS encoding aminodeoxychorismate lyase; the encoded protein is MRVWVDDRLVEDPYAPALAPLDHGVTVGDGVFETLKVVDGRPFALTRHLDRLARSAHGLGLTGLDLVAVRRGVSSVLDAWDQPDGRLRITVTGGPAPLGSERGNQGLTLMVAIAGLPPRPQSTGLATVPWPRNERGALAGLKTTSYAENVVALARAREHGATEALFANTVGNVCEGTGSNLFVVLGGEVYTPPLSAGCLAGVTRALVLEWCGAYEKDLPMSALEEAEELFLTSTTRDVQAVSSLDGREFPAPGPVTARVMAEFARAAADHIDP
- a CDS encoding CapA family protein → MSYAAVGALALGAGCSAPPGAGPTGAAGGAARVSGSAAEPGTAHTPTAAATGGANPPAARVRPHPPQPITVAFAGDIHFQNQLRPRLANPGTALASLRPELSAADLTVANLETAVTTRGRPEDKRYRFRAPPSAFAAVAAAGVDVVTMANNHAVDYGPAGLRDTLAAAARAPVAVVGIGPDADRAFAPYVTRIRGTTVAVIGADAVADPTTRHFAAGEHSPGIAVALRPDRLVAAVRAARRAADLVVVYLHWGQERVGCPTSGQRDLARRLASAGADVVVGSHAHVQLGAGMLDDTFVAYGLGNFVWYSRNSRRESTTGILTLTTVGRSVRKVRWTPGRVGGDGLPRFTSGDQALRLRREFADLTGCTGLGRIGTPPV
- a CDS encoding SsgA family sporulation/cell division regulator; protein product: MDALPASITHALPLRLIDGTGAALRLTAELRYDAADPYAVDAVFHTGEPRGVRWVFARELLSEGLFRPTGDGDVHVSPLVDETGRAIVLIELRSPDGEAVLHAPADGLATFLQSTYSLIPPGEESGHVDLDLLVEELRRSSGPAV
- a CDS encoding ArsB/NhaD family transporter, with product MTAVLAVGIFVLAYVFIATEKVHRVTAALAGAGLMALAGIVDAHSAFFAEETGVEWNVIFLLLGMMIIVSILKQTGLFQYLAIWAAKRARGRPYRLMVMLVLITAALSPFLDNVTTVLLIAPVTVLVCRRLGLPIAPYLIAEALASNIGGTSTLIGDPPNIIIGTRAGLSFNDFLFNLAPIVVVLVGVFVLMCRWLFRDALGRRPQHTEDLMDLDEREAITDPKMLLRCLVVLAGVVVAFALHSVFHLEPSIVALLGAGVMVVVSGTSSQQFLEEVEWSTLVFFMALFVLVGGLVRTGVIERLGEAAISAVGGEYLLAATALLFGSAVLGAFVDNIPYVATMVPIVQGVVDAAPDPEQGTALWWAFALGADLGGNATAVAASANVVVLGIAARNGERISFWEFTKYGAIVTAVTVAIAWPYVWLRYFALG
- a CDS encoding potassium/proton antiporter, with the protein product MSAAELNVVLAGAMLVLLAATAAVRLSAKAGLPTLLVYLAIGLVIGEAGLGLEFEDAQLTQNLGLIALALILAEGGLTTRWSVIRPVVGLSAILATLGVAISVAVTAFVAHAALNFDWRTSILLAAAVGSTDAAAVFSVLRRLPLPGRLGATLEAESGFNDPPVVILVTLVVSDAWSQANPVVALGQVGYQLVVGVLVGLVVGRVAQWVLSRSALPAAGLYPIATLAMALLAYAGAGMVNASGLLAAYVTGLWLGNARLPHRRATLGFAEGTAWLAQIGLFVLLGLLVSPARLPAALVPALVVGGALLLLARPLTVLLCTTGFRVPWREKVFMAWAGLRGAVPIVVATIPLSAGLPAATTIFDVVFVLVVVFTLIQGPTLPFLARWLGIGSAGQARDLTVESAPLEEVGAELLQVGVPPGSRLVGVYVDELRLPTGAAVSLVVRTGRAFVPTVDTVVRAGDQLLVVTTESARPQTERRLRAVGRAGRLARWFGEHGDDPPPAAKPTADSAANATADLAADSAARSRTPSTSGRLVRRIHPRTHRARSIRPRTRTDIS